TCGCATATGCGTGTCCTAATGCCTTCTCCCTCCTACCCCTGCTTTTTATAATCACACCACCTGATCAGCAGACCGGCCCAAGTCAGACCGGCGCCAAAACCAACCATGATTACATTATCACCGTCTTTTATTTTACCGCTTTTCAATGATTCCTCCAGGGCCAGCGGAATAGAAGCCGTGGATGTATTGCCATAACGGTCTACGTTAACGGCTACCCGCTCCATGGGTAATTTCATCTTTTTAGCGGCGTGTTCTATAATCCGAATATTCGCCTGGTGAGGTATCAAAAAATCCACATCGTTATTGGTCAGCCCGGCCCGGCGGAGCACCTTGGCGGCGCCGTCCCCCATGGCGCGTACCGCAAACTTAAATACTTCCCGGCCATGCATGTGAACATAATGCAAATCCTGCGCCAAGGTATCGGCACTGGCCGGATGGCGGGAACCACCGGCAGGCAGACAGAGCAAGTGACCGCCGCCGCCGTCGGAGCCCAGCGCAGTGGATAAAATACCCCGGTCACCCGGCGCCGGACGCAGCACGACCGCACCGGCCCCATCGCCAAAAAGCACACATGTATTGCGATCGGACCAGTTAACCACCCGTGACAGTGTTTCCGCGCCGACTACCAGCACGGTATTGGCCGTACCGGCGGAAATAAACTGCGCCCCCACGACGACACCATATATAAAACCGGTACAACCCGCCAACAAATCAAACGCCCCGGCTCGCTTCGCGCCCAGCTTATCCTGCAGCAGGCAAGCCGTAGCGGGAAAAAGCATATCGGGAGTATTGGTGGCTGTAATAATAAGATCTATTTCCTCCGGCCGCACACCGGCATCCTCCAGCGCCCTTTGCGAAGCCAGCAAAGCCTGATCCGAAGTGGCCTCTTCTTCGGCTGCCACTCGTCTTTCGCGAATACCCGTACGAGAATAAATCCATTCATCGCTGGTGTCAAGCGTCTGCTCCAAATCAAAATTGGTTAATATTCGTTCCGGCACATAAATCCCTATACCTGCAATACCGGCACGGATTCTTTCAACTGCCATCGGCACACCCCACTTTGCGCACTGTATCGTTTAGCCTATCGCTGATGGCGCTGATCAGCCCGTTTTCCACCGATTCTTTCGCCCGGTATACGGCATTTTTAATAGCCAGTGATTTGGAGCTGCCGTGACAAACAATGGCTACTCCGTTTATACCTAACAGTGGCGCGCCACCGTACTCGGAGTAATTTAATTTTTTACCTAATTTTTTCAAAGCCGGTAAAGTCAAAGCAGCGCCGATTTTAGCCAGGCTGCTCTGCCGCATAGCCTGACCAATCATTCTCATTAATACGTCAGCCAGGCCCTCGCCGGTTTTTAAAACGACATTACCTATGAATCCATCACAAACTACTACATCAACGGTACCTTTGAAAATATCCCGGCCTTCCACATTACCGTGAAAATGCACGGGAGCCGCCTGCAGCAGCGGATAAGTTTCCTGGGTCAATTCATTACCCTTGGTGCTTTCCTCACCCACGTTTAAAAGGCCCACCCGAGGATGGTCGACACCCAGTATTTTATGGGCATAAAGAGACCCCATAACAGCGAATTGGACCAGGTGTTTGGGTTTGCAATCAACATTGGCACCCACATCCAGTAATATAGTAACGCCCCGTTCCGTAGGCAGTACCCCGGCAATAGCCGGGCGGGCAATCCCGGGTATGCGCCCCCAGCGCAGCAGTGTGGCCGCCATGGTGGCACCGGTGCTGCCGGCTGAGACCAGGGCGCCGGCATGGCCGTCCCGGACAAGCTCGGCAGCCATCACCAACGATGAGTTCTTCTTACGCCGCACCGCCACGGCCGGTGCCTCATCCATGGCTATTACCTCTTCGGCATGCACGATTTCCAAACCGGTATAGCTTTTACCCAGCTGATCTAATTCGTCTGTTAAAATACCCCGGTCGCCTACCATTATAATTTGCTGCCCGGTTTCCCGGCAAGCTTCCCAGGCACCCCGCACAATTTCCCGGGGCGCGTAATCGCCACCCATAGCATCAATGGCTATTTTCAAGCCGGTTAACCTCCTCGGACAAATCAAACACTAGGAATTTTCCTTGGAACACCAACTCACCCCGAACATGAGAGCTGACTCTTACCATATATTTGTTACCCCTTCTCCGGGTGACAATCGCCCTGGCTACTACTTTCTCTCCGCGAAAAACCGGTCTTTTAAAACTAATTTTAGATGTACCGGTAAGCGCCACCTCGGTATCAATAAGGGCCAGGGCCAGTGAATTAGCCTGGGCAAAAAGATATTGTCCGTCCAGCACCCTGGTCTTGCGCAGGGTCATTTCCTCACTGACCCTAAGCATGGACATACCTTGCAGGCCGATTTCCAGCCCGACCAGCTCGCCCACCACTTCGTGGTCTTCGATAGCCCTTAGATTTTGGTACGCTCCCCTAGCCATTTTTTTGACGCGCTCTCTCATCTCCGGAATATTTAATTCCGCTCTGTCCAGCCTGATGGTCTGAATACTTACCGTCAGCAGCTGCGCCAAGTCATCGTCAGTCAGAAAAGGGTTACCGGCCAGGTATATTGTTAGCAATCCTTGCCTTTCTGTTTTTACTGCATTGTTTTTTCTCATGTTCAACACCTTGTTAAAAGCACCCTGCTTATTAGCACCAGGTGCTAAAGATGAGTATATCTCAGCTGGGAAAAAAAAGCAACCATTTCCGCATAAAAAAATAAGCCCCTATTAGAGCTTATTTTCGTTAATTCTGTTTTATTTTACCGCTACCACTTCTCTTCCCTTGTAGTAACCACAGTCGGGACAAACCCGGTGCGGCGCCATCAGCTCGTGGCATTGCGGACATTTTGTCAGCTCGGGGGCTTCAATTTTCCAATGTGCCCTGCGCTGCCGCTTTCTTTGTTTGGAACTTCTCCTCTTTGGTACACCCATGCTTCATCCACTCCCTTTAATTTATGACTTCAATAGTTCTTTTAATTTAGCCAGACGCGGGTCTAGATCATTTTGAACGCAATTACACTGTTTTTGGTTTAAATCCACACCACATACGGGACATAAACCACGGCACTGTTCATGACAAATAAAACGCATCGGCAGATTCATTAACACCGTGCCCAAAACCTCCGGCGTAATATCTATACGATCGCCGGAATAAGCAACCCACTCATCATTTTTGCCTTTTGGCGCAGGCTGATTTTTTTCATAATACGTTTCACTGAAAAGTGGATTCAAATTTAAAACGAAATCTTGCAAACAGCGGCTGCAGGGCACTTTCAAAAAAACTTGCAATTTGCCTTCGACATTTATGGCGCTGCTGCCTACATTGGTCAATATGAGGTCAAACCGGGCCGGTTCTACAAATACAAACTCGCTGTCTTCCACCTGCAGCGCAGGTAATTCTCCGGTAAAGACAACCCTTTGACGCTCACCATTCGCTTTTTTGAGTTGTTCCACATCCAAAAAGGGCATAAACACCCCTCCATAGTTCAACAGGTAAAATTATATAAAACATGGCGGTTATTTGTCAAGGAAAAACACTTCATTAACTTCATTATTCAAGAAATAAAACCGCTATTATAAAGTATAATCTCATAGCGGAAAACAATCAAACCTGTTATATTTTTCAAACCTCATTAATAGTAAATAATTATGGTTTATAACATTTATTATGGTTACTTTTAGGAGTGGTCTTTTTTGCTATCTCGTTTTCATTCAAGAATGCCGATTAGAAAAAACGACCTGTCCGGCCTTTTATGGACGGCCCTGGCAATTTGCTTTGTGCTGGCTATGGTCACCCAACCCAAGATCACTTTTCAGGGCGCCACAACAGGCCTTACAACCTGGTGGGAAATAGTGTTCCCATCTTTACTGCCTTTTTTTATTGCCTCGGAAATATTAATGAAGCTTGGACTGGTGCGATTTATCGGCGTGCTAATGGAACCTGTGATGCGGCCGCTTTTTAACGTGCCGGGCGCCGGGGGCTTTGTGATGGTTATTGGTTTTACTTCCGGCTTTCCCATTGGCGGCATGGTTACAGCCCAACTGCGCCGGCAGGGCCTGTGCACCAGGTTGGAGGCCGAACGGCTGATGTGTTTTACCAACAACTCGAGCCCCCTGTTCATGTTAACCGCCGTGGCGGTAGGTATGTTCGGCAAGCCCGAGCTGGGCTTGGTCATTGCCGGCTCGCACTATCTGGCCAATATTATAATTGGCCTGGCCTTGCGCTTTTACGGACGCGGTGAACGGACACGCCGATTTACGGCCGATGCCCGCTCCTGGTCGGTATACAGCGCCTTTGGCGCCCTTTTACAGCACCAACGGGCACAGCGACAGCCCCTTGGAAAATTGCTTGGGGAGGCGGTAGCTTCCTCCATCACCAAGCTTATTAATATCGGCGGTTTTATTATTTTGTTTGCCGTAATTATCCGTCTGTTAAATGAAGCCGGCGCCATCGGACACATCGCCGCGGCCATGGGAGCTTTGCTTATTCCCCTGGGCTTTGAGCCGGATATTTTAACCGCCCTGGCCAGCGGTTTTTTTGAAATGACCATCGGAACCAAAATGGCCTCCGAAGCGGCAGCTTCCGAACTGCAGCAATTGATGGCGGTGAGCATGATCCTGGGCTGGAGCGGTCTATCCATACACGCCCAGGTGGCCAGCATGATCTCACAAACCGACCTCCGCATGGGCCTGTTCTTCGCTGCTCGTTTAGTCCATGCCCTGCTGGGGACTTGTTTAACCTGGCTTTTTTATAAACCTGCAAGCACAACCGGCCTTCTCAGCTTGCCTGTAGCGGCCCCTATTATCACTTGGTCAAACTATCACAGCTTAACTGTCATGGCCTACTCTTTACTGGCTTTGATCGCGATGCTGATTTTTTTAATATTATTATCAATTGTTTGTAATTTTTTCACATCAATACTCGCCCAAGTTAAAAAGATATGAATCCATATAAAAGCTCAGTAATCGTCAATATAAGAAGATCGCCGCAATAAAGGTGAACTCGTTCAGCTGAAAAGCTGAACATCGGGGCTTCAGATGGGGATTCTACCCCATCTGAAGTAAAAAATAGCAACTCCCACTTATAGAAGCGGGAGCGTTGGAATTCGATACATAATCCGGCGATCAATTCAATCTTATGTAAATTAATTAGCTAGTCATTCTTGATACCTCTTAATTCAGACCTGTTTTCTTGCACCTGGCCTAAAATGCCATTTAATTTATCCTCCAGCCCGGCCAGCAACTCATCAGCATAGTCCATGGCTCCCTGCTTAATTTGCCTGGCAATTTCTTCGCTGTGCAAGCGAATTTCTTCGCTTATTTCCTGAGCCTTGCGAGTAATTTCCGAATCTACCGCCTTTTTCTCCAGTTGTTTTTCGGCATCCTCAATCATACGTACAGCCTCACGCTTGGAATCAGTAATTACCTTGTCTCTTTCCTGCAACACCCATTTAGCTTGCCGTAATTCCTCGGGCAGTGATGCTCTGATGCGGTCCAAATAATCAAGCAATCTGTCTTCATCTACTAAAACCCGTTTGGTCATGGGAACTTTGGGGCTGCTTTCAATTAATTCTTCCATTTCATTTATAACATTAAACAACTCCAAAACAGGCACCTCCCACAAGTTATTTAAATTTGCTCTGCATCCTTTCCCGGATTACCGGCGGCACTAAATCCTTTACACAACCGCCAAAGGATGCTACTTCTTTAACAGCGCTGGAGCTTATGAAGGAAAATTCAGCTCGGGTCATAAGAAAAACCGTTTCTACCGAAGTTTGCAGTTTTTTATTAGTTAAGGCCATCATAAATTCATTTTCGAAATCAGATATAGCCCTTAATCCTCTGATTATAACCTGTGCTTCCTTCTCCCTGGCATAATTAACCGTTAAACCGTTAAATGTATCCACTATTACATTATAAAAAGGCTGAGTGACTATTTTAAGCATATCCAGCCGCTCCTCAACAGTGAAAAGCGGTTTTTTACCCGGATTCGAAGATACCGCTACAATTAACCTATCGTACATAATCGCTGTGCGTTCTATAATGTCCAGATGTCCATTGGTTACAGGATCAAAGCTGCCCGGGTAAACTGCTATTCGCAAAAGTTTGTCCTCCTCCGTACCAGGTTTGAAATACCGCCATCTGCAGTTCAATTTGCAATTTACTCAACTGCGGAGGTATTTTGTAAAAACCGATAAAAGACTAACGCTGTGTCGCCGTATTTAACCCGGCGCCACAACTGATAGATACCCGCTTGGCCGGGCATATCCTCATCCGCTCCAATTTCCAATACGATGATGCCATTTAAATGCAAGACAGGACATTTATTTAAGATATTCAACACGTCTGCCGCCAGTCCCTGCCGATACGGCGGATCAGCGAAAACAATGTCAAAGCTGTTCTGTTTACGCACAGCCGTATCCAAAGCCGTCCGCACATCGCCCAAAACAAGTTCGGCATTCGCCCCAAGCCCGGTTATAGCCAAGTTATCCTTTAATACACGCACTACCCTGGCGTCCCTTTCCA
This genomic interval from Desulfoscipio sp. XC116 contains the following:
- a CDS encoding beta-ketoacyl-ACP synthase III, which codes for MAVERIRAGIAGIGIYVPERILTNFDLEQTLDTSDEWIYSRTGIRERRVAAEEEATSDQALLASQRALEDAGVRPEEIDLIITATNTPDMLFPATACLLQDKLGAKRAGAFDLLAGCTGFIYGVVVGAQFISAGTANTVLVVGAETLSRVVNWSDRNTCVLFGDGAGAVVLRPAPGDRGILSTALGSDGGGGHLLCLPAGGSRHPASADTLAQDLHYVHMHGREVFKFAVRAMGDGAAKVLRRAGLTNNDVDFLIPHQANIRIIEHAAKKMKLPMERVAVNVDRYGNTSTASIPLALEESLKSGKIKDGDNVIMVGFGAGLTWAGLLIRWCDYKKQG
- the plsX gene encoding phosphate acyltransferase PlsX, translating into MKIAIDAMGGDYAPREIVRGAWEACRETGQQIIMVGDRGILTDELDQLGKSYTGLEIVHAEEVIAMDEAPAVAVRRKKNSSLVMAAELVRDGHAGALVSAGSTGATMAATLLRWGRIPGIARPAIAGVLPTERGVTILLDVGANVDCKPKHLVQFAVMGSLYAHKILGVDHPRVGLLNVGEESTKGNELTQETYPLLQAAPVHFHGNVEGRDIFKGTVDVVVCDGFIGNVVLKTGEGLADVLMRMIGQAMRQSSLAKIGAALTLPALKKLGKKLNYSEYGGAPLLGINGVAIVCHGSSKSLAIKNAVYRAKESVENGLISAISDRLNDTVRKVGCADGS
- the fapR gene encoding transcription factor FapR, translated to MRKNNAVKTERQGLLTIYLAGNPFLTDDDLAQLLTVSIQTIRLDRAELNIPEMRERVKKMARGAYQNLRAIEDHEVVGELVGLEIGLQGMSMLRVSEEMTLRKTRVLDGQYLFAQANSLALALIDTEVALTGTSKISFKRPVFRGEKVVARAIVTRRRGNKYMVRVSSHVRGELVFQGKFLVFDLSEEVNRLENSH
- the rpmF gene encoding 50S ribosomal protein L32, translating into MGVPKRRSSKQRKRQRRAHWKIEAPELTKCPQCHELMAPHRVCPDCGYYKGREVVAVK
- a CDS encoding DUF177 domain-containing protein; translated protein: MPFLDVEQLKKANGERQRVVFTGELPALQVEDSEFVFVEPARFDLILTNVGSSAINVEGKLQVFLKVPCSRCLQDFVLNLNPLFSETYYEKNQPAPKGKNDEWVAYSGDRIDITPEVLGTVLMNLPMRFICHEQCRGLCPVCGVDLNQKQCNCVQNDLDPRLAKLKELLKS
- the ylbJ gene encoding sporulation integral membrane protein YlbJ → MPIRKNDLSGLLWTALAICFVLAMVTQPKITFQGATTGLTTWWEIVFPSLLPFFIASEILMKLGLVRFIGVLMEPVMRPLFNVPGAGGFVMVIGFTSGFPIGGMVTAQLRRQGLCTRLEAERLMCFTNNSSPLFMLTAVAVGMFGKPELGLVIAGSHYLANIIIGLALRFYGRGERTRRFTADARSWSVYSAFGALLQHQRAQRQPLGKLLGEAVASSITKLINIGGFIILFAVIIRLLNEAGAIGHIAAAMGALLIPLGFEPDILTALASGFFEMTIGTKMASEAAASELQQLMAVSMILGWSGLSIHAQVASMISQTDLRMGLFFAARLVHALLGTCLTWLFYKPASTTGLLSLPVAAPIITWSNYHSLTVMAYSLLALIAMLIFLILLSIVCNFFTSILAQVKKI
- a CDS encoding ATPase; translation: MELFNVINEMEELIESSPKVPMTKRVLVDEDRLLDYLDRIRASLPEELRQAKWVLQERDKVITDSKREAVRMIEDAEKQLEKKAVDSEITRKAQEISEEIRLHSEEIARQIKQGAMDYADELLAGLEDKLNGILGQVQENRSELRGIKND
- the coaD gene encoding pantetheine-phosphate adenylyltransferase — translated: MRIAVYPGSFDPVTNGHLDIIERTAIMYDRLIVAVSSNPGKKPLFTVEERLDMLKIVTQPFYNVIVDTFNGLTVNYAREKEAQVIIRGLRAISDFENEFMMALTNKKLQTSVETVFLMTRAEFSFISSSAVKEVASFGGCVKDLVPPVIRERMQSKFK
- the rsmD gene encoding 16S rRNA (guanine(966)-N(2))-methyltransferase RsmD; translation: MIKKIVKKGRIILRVIAGTAKKRRLKSPGRLPVRPTADRVKESLFNIIGSRLPDSFFADLYAGTGGVGIEALSRGAAKVLFVERDARVVRVLKDNLAITGLGANAELVLGDVRTALDTAVRKQNSFDIVFADPPYRQGLAADVLNILNKCPVLHLNGIIVLEIGADEDMPGQAGIYQLWRRVKYGDTALVFYRFLQNTSAVE